The following coding sequences lie in one Caproicibacterium argilliputei genomic window:
- a CDS encoding aspartate aminotransferase family protein — MQFAEIQEGDSRYIMHAYGRFPAALVKGKNATAWDTKGKKYIDFTSGIGVNCLGYSDPQWAAAVAAQAAQIQHLSNLYYSPVTVKAAKALCEAAGMQRVFFGNSGAEANECAIKIARKYSADKYGEGRSQVVTLQNSFHGRTVTTLAATGQRVFHEKFLPLTEGFAYAEPKMESVRGAVNAHTCAVLIELIQGEGGVHPMEKQFVQDLAAFCAQKDLLLLIDEVQTGIGRTGSFFCYQQYGITPDVVSAAKALGGGLPIGACLVGSKCAQVFAPGDHGSTFGGNPVVCAGALEVLSRVAQPAFLEDVRKKGAYLRSELEKLPNVESVRGLGMMLGAKPAAGEPGKIAAACVDAGLLVLTAKDVLRFLPPLTISKAEMDEGLAILRQVLQGFAG, encoded by the coding sequence ATGCAGTTTGCGGAAATACAGGAAGGCGACAGCAGGTATATCATGCACGCGTACGGCCGGTTTCCCGCGGCATTGGTCAAGGGGAAAAATGCCACAGCCTGGGACACCAAGGGAAAAAAATACATTGACTTTACTTCCGGCATTGGCGTAAACTGCTTGGGTTACAGTGACCCGCAGTGGGCAGCGGCGGTGGCGGCGCAGGCCGCACAGATTCAGCATCTTTCCAATCTGTACTACAGTCCGGTTACCGTCAAGGCGGCGAAAGCACTGTGCGAGGCTGCCGGAATGCAGCGCGTCTTTTTCGGGAACAGCGGTGCCGAAGCAAATGAGTGCGCGATTAAAATTGCCCGTAAGTACAGCGCAGACAAATACGGCGAGGGTCGCAGCCAAGTGGTTACCCTGCAGAATTCTTTTCACGGCCGTACCGTAACCACACTGGCGGCAACCGGACAGCGTGTGTTCCACGAAAAGTTTCTGCCGCTGACAGAGGGCTTTGCCTATGCGGAGCCGAAAATGGAAAGCGTGCGTGGCGCGGTGAATGCACATACCTGCGCGGTTTTAATTGAATTGATTCAGGGCGAGGGTGGCGTGCACCCTATGGAAAAACAGTTCGTGCAGGATTTGGCGGCTTTTTGTGCGCAAAAAGATCTCTTGCTGCTTATTGACGAGGTGCAGACCGGCATCGGCCGCACCGGCAGCTTTTTCTGCTATCAGCAGTACGGTATTACACCGGACGTTGTCAGTGCGGCAAAGGCGCTGGGCGGCGGACTGCCGATCGGCGCGTGTTTGGTTGGCTCCAAATGCGCGCAGGTGTTTGCGCCCGGCGACCACGGCAGCACGTTTGGCGGCAATCCGGTGGTTTGCGCCGGCGCGCTGGAAGTCCTTTCGCGGGTGGCACAGCCTGCGTTTTTGGAGGATGTGCGCAAAAAGGGCGCATACCTGCGCAGCGAACTGGAAAAGCTTCCGAATGTGGAAAGTGTGCGCGGATTGGGCATGATGCTGGGCGCCAAGCCCGCAGCCGGCGAACCGGGCAAAATCGCCGCTGCCTGCGTGGATGCCGGGCTGCTGGTGCTGACCGCCAAAGATGTGCTGCGCTTCCTGCCGCCGCTGACGATTTCCAAAGCGGAAATGGACGAGGGGCTGGCAATTCTGCGGCAGGTTCTGCAGGGATTTGCTGGCTGA
- a CDS encoding zinc-binding metallopeptidase family protein yields the protein MKVERILKTLCAAVGTSGDEAAPVREALGLTGLPDGQVDALGNGSVTLGAADARLHLLLEAHMDQVGMVVTSVEEHGFLHFANCGGADARVMPGCPVRVFASEAAQPLLGVVGSVPPHLNKDGTDKVPKTEDMTIDLGLPAAKVNVQVRPGDRVVPVYTPKMLLGTRMASAALDDRAGAAALVRCAQMLQKVALPGVKVTFLFSTREEVGGQGARTAAYTADAEQAICVDVSFAAQPGVKPEVSWKLGGGVMIGAAPILNRAMGRKLAALAQRESIPYKWDVMGGSTGTNCDEVAVARGGVQTALLSIPERSMHTPAEVVDLQDVEDTARLMAVYVCDLCGAKLPEEPEEKPAMQEIFSSTGAVSTDTDAQIWSGCLPKLCTARGISGAEDAVRELILSYIRPYAEKIEITPLGSVLAYKKGRSRARTRLLLNAHMDEVGLIVTHITDEGLLKFAAVGGIDPRILPGRSVTVGYGSETVPGVIGLKPIHLTEKGERQKSIPMDDLYIDIGAKDKAEAAAVVTPGDMVTFDSVYEENGCSVKSRALDDRAGCALLIHLMQQEDWAYDTVFEFAVQEEVGLNGSRTGAFLAEPQAAIVVESTTAADVPGTEKERQMCRLGEGPVISFMDRRTIYDKEYTQWAFEEAQKAGVPCQWKEGVAGGNDAGAIHGSRGGVRTVAVSLACRYLHAPMGVISKEDYDAAAVLLQRLAERIAGSE from the coding sequence ATGAAAGTAGAGAGGATTCTCAAAACACTTTGTGCCGCAGTCGGTACCAGCGGTGACGAAGCGGCACCAGTTCGCGAGGCACTGGGGCTGACCGGTCTGCCGGACGGCCAGGTGGACGCACTCGGAAACGGTAGTGTGACGCTGGGCGCGGCAGACGCGCGGCTGCATCTTTTACTGGAAGCACATATGGACCAGGTGGGCATGGTGGTCACTTCCGTAGAGGAACACGGGTTCCTGCACTTTGCAAACTGTGGCGGCGCGGACGCGCGCGTGATGCCGGGCTGCCCGGTGCGCGTGTTTGCATCCGAAGCGGCGCAGCCGCTGTTGGGTGTGGTGGGCAGTGTTCCGCCGCATCTGAACAAAGATGGTACGGACAAGGTGCCCAAGACAGAGGATATGACCATCGACCTGGGGCTGCCCGCCGCAAAGGTAAATGTTCAGGTGCGCCCCGGCGACCGCGTGGTGCCGGTGTATACGCCGAAAATGCTGCTGGGTACACGCATGGCATCTGCGGCGCTGGATGACCGCGCTGGTGCGGCTGCCTTGGTGCGCTGCGCGCAAATGCTGCAGAAGGTTGCCCTGCCCGGTGTGAAAGTGACGTTCCTGTTCAGTACGCGCGAGGAAGTCGGCGGGCAGGGTGCGCGCACAGCCGCTTATACAGCGGACGCGGAGCAGGCGATTTGCGTGGATGTCAGCTTTGCCGCGCAGCCCGGCGTTAAGCCGGAAGTCAGCTGGAAGCTGGGCGGCGGCGTGATGATTGGCGCCGCGCCAATTTTAAACCGCGCCATGGGCAGAAAACTGGCGGCGCTGGCACAACGGGAGTCGATTCCTTACAAGTGGGATGTTATGGGCGGTTCTACCGGAACCAACTGTGACGAAGTGGCGGTTGCGCGCGGCGGCGTACAGACAGCGCTGCTCAGCATTCCCGAGCGCTCCATGCACACTCCGGCGGAAGTGGTTGACCTGCAGGATGTGGAAGACACCGCCCGCCTGATGGCGGTGTATGTGTGCGATCTGTGCGGGGCAAAGCTGCCGGAGGAGCCGGAAGAAAAACCGGCGATGCAGGAAATCTTCAGCAGTACCGGCGCTGTATCAACGGATACCGACGCGCAGATCTGGAGCGGCTGCCTGCCCAAGCTGTGCACCGCACGCGGAATTTCCGGCGCGGAAGACGCCGTGCGGGAGCTAATCCTTTCATACATTCGTCCGTATGCGGAAAAAATTGAAATTACGCCGCTGGGCAGCGTTCTGGCTTACAAGAAAGGGCGCAGCCGGGCGCGTACGCGCCTGCTGCTGAATGCCCACATGGATGAAGTCGGTCTGATTGTGACACACATTACAGACGAGGGTTTGCTCAAATTTGCCGCAGTCGGCGGCATTGACCCGCGCATCCTGCCCGGCCGGAGCGTGACCGTCGGTTACGGCAGCGAAACCGTGCCCGGCGTGATTGGCTTAAAGCCGATTCACCTGACAGAAAAGGGCGAGCGCCAGAAGAGTATTCCGATGGACGATTTATATATTGACATCGGGGCAAAAGACAAAGCAGAAGCCGCCGCCGTGGTCACGCCGGGTGACATGGTCACCTTTGACAGTGTTTATGAGGAAAACGGCTGTTCTGTGAAAAGCCGCGCGCTGGACGACCGTGCCGGCTGTGCCTTGCTGATTCACCTGATGCAGCAGGAAGACTGGGCATACGATACCGTCTTTGAATTTGCCGTACAGGAGGAAGTGGGCCTGAACGGTTCGCGCACCGGTGCATTTTTGGCAGAGCCGCAGGCTGCCATTGTGGTGGAAAGTACGACCGCCGCGGATGTGCCCGGCACAGAAAAGGAGCGCCAGATGTGCCGCCTAGGCGAAGGCCCGGTCATCTCCTTTATGGATCGCCGTACAATTTATGATAAGGAATATACCCAGTGGGCGTTTGAAGAAGCGCAGAAGGCCGGCGTGCCCTGCCAGTGGAAAGAGGGCGTTGCAGGCGGAAACGACGCGGGTGCCATTCACGGCAGCCGCGGCGGCGTGCGCACAGTGGCAGTGTCTTTGGCATGCCGCTATCTGCACGCGCCGATGGGCGTGATCAGCAAGGAGGATTATGACGCGGCGGCGGTGCTGCTGCAGCGCCTTGCAGAGCGCATCGCGGGTTCCGAATGA
- the ypeB gene encoding germination protein YpeB, whose translation MKKKQIVMAVIAVAAVITAGAFTVRSMAAEKAAKRDLQYTYNRAYSDLRDCVDNISTTLDKSIYANTATQQNGLAARLMRETSLAKEALSTLPITDDTMSNVSKYITQVGDFSMTLSSRVSAGGKITDAEYKTIEQLHTYATKLSQSLTSVKPDYSSPNVAKQFKQTAEDFTDFPSLIYDGPFSDHIGRKSPRCLQNKKDIEQGNAKVIAAKCLGIPTDKLTHIADTAGGLPTYNFSTGTIRISVTKKGGMVVSMENSREITSEKIDAKAAQQKAEAYLAKQGYKNMLPSYWIKTDGRILFNFAYQDGDVRCYPDLIKVGVALDTGEIVSLGANGYVMNHTTRNFDTPKYDKAQAQANVSTRLKVNSGRLALIPTEGLNEVLCWEFNCTGSGNDRVLVYINCQTGMEQQIMIVQPSDTGTLVK comes from the coding sequence ATGAAAAAAAAGCAAATTGTCATGGCCGTCATCGCTGTGGCCGCGGTGATAACCGCCGGGGCTTTCACCGTGCGCAGCATGGCTGCGGAAAAAGCCGCCAAGCGGGACCTGCAGTACACCTACAACCGCGCTTACAGTGACCTGCGTGACTGTGTGGACAACATTTCCACCACACTGGACAAAAGCATTTACGCAAATACCGCCACCCAGCAGAATGGTCTGGCCGCGCGCCTGATGCGCGAAACCAGCCTTGCCAAAGAGGCGCTTTCCACCCTGCCGATTACCGATGACACCATGTCGAACGTATCCAAATACATTACCCAGGTCGGCGACTTTTCCATGACGCTCAGCAGCCGTGTCAGTGCGGGCGGAAAAATCACTGATGCCGAATACAAAACCATCGAGCAGCTGCACACCTACGCGACAAAGCTTTCCCAAAGCCTGACCTCTGTGAAGCCGGATTACAGCTCACCCAACGTCGCCAAGCAATTTAAGCAGACTGCGGAAGATTTTACCGACTTCCCGTCCCTCATTTATGACGGGCCGTTTTCCGACCACATCGGGCGCAAAAGCCCCCGCTGCCTACAGAACAAAAAGGATATTGAACAGGGCAATGCCAAGGTCATCGCGGCAAAGTGTCTGGGAATTCCCACAGACAAACTGACGCATATTGCCGACACCGCCGGCGGTCTGCCCACCTACAACTTTAGCACAGGCACCATTCGCATTTCCGTGACGAAAAAAGGCGGCATGGTGGTTTCCATGGAAAACAGCCGGGAAATTACCTCCGAAAAAATCGACGCAAAAGCCGCGCAACAGAAAGCGGAAGCGTATCTTGCCAAGCAGGGCTACAAAAATATGCTGCCCTCTTACTGGATTAAGACCGATGGGCGCATCCTTTTTAACTTTGCTTATCAGGACGGCGATGTGCGCTGCTACCCCGACCTCATCAAAGTCGGCGTTGCTCTGGACACCGGCGAAATCGTATCCCTTGGTGCCAACGGCTATGTAATGAATCACACCACCCGCAATTTTGACACCCCGAAGTACGACAAGGCGCAGGCACAGGCAAACGTCAGCACCCGCCTGAAGGTCAACTCCGGCCGGCTGGCGCTCATCCCAACCGAGGGCCTCAACGAAGTGCTGTGCTGGGAGTTTAACTGCACCGGCAGCGGCAACGACCGGGTTCTGGTTTATATCAACTGCCAAACCGGCATGGAGCAGCAGATTATGATTGTACAGCCGTCTGACACCGGCACGCTGGTGAAATAA
- the murD gene encoding UDP-N-acetylmuramoyl-L-alanine--D-glutamate ligase has product MPIADFYKAMREKQVAFCGLGGSNLPLVRRFAKEGAHVTARDRRTRAQLGVLAEELEALGVQLVLGEGYLENLTEDVIFRTPGMPYHLPQLDAARARGSAVTSEMEVFLDYCPCRVFGVTGSDGKTTTTTILAKILRHAGKTVHVGGNIGTPLLPILEEIQPEDVVVAELSSFQLISVGHSPQVAVVTNMSPNHLDIHKDMQEYVDAKKNIFLHQNAFGRAVLNLDNPITAGFVPQVRGECLLFSRKQPVQNGCCLDESGTLLFMKNGAATPILKETEIKIPGAHNVENYMAAICAVWGYASPADIRAVATTFTGVKHRAELVRELDGVRWYNDSIATTPSRTMKGMLSLFPQKLILIAGGYDKKIPFEPMGVPVCEHVKTLVLLGATAPKIEAAVTAAENYRPGAPKILHVSSLEEAVQVCRREAVKGDIVAMSPACASFDMFPNYETRGDLFRQMVNQL; this is encoded by the coding sequence ATGCCGATAGCAGATTTTTATAAAGCCATGCGGGAAAAGCAGGTCGCATTCTGCGGGCTGGGCGGCAGCAACCTGCCGCTTGTGCGCCGCTTTGCGAAGGAGGGCGCCCATGTCACCGCGCGGGACCGCCGCACCCGCGCACAGCTGGGCGTACTTGCCGAAGAACTGGAGGCACTTGGCGTGCAGTTGGTGCTGGGGGAGGGCTATCTGGAAAATCTGACGGAGGATGTGATTTTTCGCACACCCGGTATGCCGTATCACCTGCCGCAGCTGGACGCCGCGCGCGCGCGCGGCAGCGCTGTGACCAGCGAAATGGAGGTTTTTCTGGACTACTGTCCCTGCAGGGTGTTTGGCGTGACCGGTTCGGATGGCAAAACCACCACCACGACCATTTTGGCAAAAATTTTGCGCCATGCGGGCAAAACCGTGCACGTTGGCGGCAATATCGGTACGCCGCTGCTGCCGATTCTGGAGGAGATTCAGCCGGAAGATGTGGTGGTGGCGGAGCTTTCCAGCTTCCAGCTGATTTCTGTCGGGCACAGTCCGCAGGTTGCCGTTGTGACCAATATGAGCCCGAACCACCTGGATATTCACAAGGATATGCAGGAGTATGTGGACGCGAAAAAGAATATTTTCCTGCATCAAAACGCTTTCGGGCGCGCGGTGCTGAATTTAGATAACCCGATTACCGCAGGTTTCGTGCCACAGGTGCGGGGCGAGTGCCTGCTGTTCAGTCGGAAACAGCCAGTGCAGAACGGCTGCTGTCTGGACGAAAGCGGAACCCTCCTGTTTATGAAGAACGGTGCCGCAACACCAATTCTAAAGGAAACTGAAATTAAAATTCCGGGTGCGCACAATGTGGAGAATTACATGGCCGCCATCTGCGCGGTCTGGGGGTATGCTTCGCCGGCGGATATCCGTGCGGTGGCAACGACCTTTACCGGCGTGAAGCACCGCGCCGAGCTGGTGCGCGAGCTGGATGGCGTGCGCTGGTATAACGACAGCATTGCCACCACCCCAAGCCGGACGATGAAAGGAATGCTTTCGCTGTTCCCACAAAAGCTGATTTTGATTGCAGGCGGCTATGACAAAAAAATTCCGTTCGAGCCGATGGGCGTGCCGGTGTGCGAGCACGTCAAAACACTGGTGCTGCTGGGTGCGACCGCGCCGAAGATTGAAGCGGCGGTCACCGCGGCAGAAAATTACCGCCCCGGTGCGCCGAAAATTCTGCACGTCAGCAGTCTGGAGGAGGCGGTGCAGGTGTGCCGCAGAGAAGCGGTCAAGGGCGACATTGTCGCGATGAGCCCCGCCTGCGCCAGCTTCGATATGTTCCCGAATTATGAAACCCGCGGCGACTTGTTCCGCCAGATGGTGAATCAACTGTAA
- the argF gene encoding ornithine carbamoyltransferase — protein sequence MKHLLKMLDLSTQEITETLDLADQLKYELKHNIPHPRLAGKTLGLIFEKASTRTRVSFEVGMYQLGGLPIFLSAHDMQIGRGEPVQDTARVLSRYLNGIMIRTFKQSEVEALAKNGTIPIINGLTDFSHPCQILADLMTIREKRGALDGLKMCFIGDGNNMMNSLIVGGLKMKMEVAVACPADYRPAAEVLDFAQAYPAFSMTTDPLEAAVGADVVITDVWASMGQEEEAAKRRKAFAGYQINDKVMAAAKPDAMVLHCLPAHRGEEITAEVFEKHSEEIFEEAENRLHAQKAVLVKLLG from the coding sequence ATGAAACACTTACTCAAAATGCTGGACCTTTCCACACAGGAAATTACGGAAACTTTGGATCTTGCCGATCAGCTCAAGTACGAGCTGAAACACAATATTCCCCACCCGCGCCTTGCGGGAAAGACCCTGGGGCTGATTTTTGAAAAGGCGAGCACCCGCACCCGCGTTTCTTTTGAAGTGGGTATGTACCAGCTGGGCGGACTGCCGATTTTTCTGTCTGCGCATGATATGCAGATTGGCCGCGGCGAGCCGGTGCAGGACACCGCGCGCGTGCTTTCGCGGTACCTCAACGGCATTATGATCCGTACCTTTAAGCAGAGCGAAGTGGAGGCCCTTGCGAAAAACGGCACCATTCCAATCATCAATGGACTGACGGACTTTTCTCATCCGTGCCAGATTCTTGCCGACCTCATGACCATCCGCGAGAAGCGCGGCGCGCTGGATGGGCTGAAAATGTGCTTTATTGGCGACGGCAACAACATGATGAACTCCTTAATCGTCGGCGGCCTGAAGATGAAGATGGAAGTTGCCGTGGCCTGCCCGGCGGACTACCGCCCGGCGGCAGAGGTGCTGGACTTCGCGCAGGCATATCCGGCATTCAGCATGACGACCGACCCGCTGGAGGCGGCAGTCGGTGCGGATGTGGTTATTACCGATGTCTGGGCGTCCATGGGGCAGGAAGAGGAAGCCGCGAAGCGCCGCAAAGCGTTTGCGGGCTACCAGATTAACGACAAAGTTATGGCGGCGGCAAAGCCGGATGCCATGGTGCTGCACTGCCTGCCCGCGCACCGCGGCGAGGAAATTACGGCGGAAGTGTTTGAAAAGCATTCCGAAGAAATTTTTGAAGAAGCAGAAAACCGTTTGCACGCACAGAAGGCAGTTTTGGTGAAGCTTCTGGGCTGA